A genomic window from Equus asinus isolate D_3611 breed Donkey chromosome 25, EquAss-T2T_v2, whole genome shotgun sequence includes:
- the CRCT1 gene encoding cysteine-rich C-terminal protein 1 — protein sequence MSSQQSAGASRGFSKGSSQGPTPCPAPAPAASSSCCGSCGDSGCCGGDSGCCGDSGCCGDSGCCGSSTSCCCFPRRRRRQRRTCCSCCGGGSQRSQASSNTQTGCCGGC from the coding sequence ATGTCCTCCCAGCAGAGCGCAGGGGCCTCCAGAGGCTTTTCCAAGGGGTCTTCTCAGGGCCCCACTCCGTGTCCCGCCCCGGCACCCGCCGCCTCGTCCTCCTGCTGCGGCTCCTGCGGCGACTCCGGCTGCTGCGGCGGTGACTCGGGCTGCTGCGGCGACTCAGGTTGCTGCGGCGACTCAGGTTGCTGCGGCTCCAGcaccagctgctgctgcttccccaGGAGGCGCCGCCGGCAGCGCAGgacctgctgcagctgctgcggGGGTGGCAGCCAGCGATCCCAGGCCTCCAGCAACACCCAGACCGGCTGCTGCGGTGGCTGCTGA